Proteins found in one bacterium genomic segment:
- the lptD gene encoding LPS assembly protein LptD: MMSMHKTLAFDRKLRFIFMAPLLFLFSISIALPSISIAAPSASEKTGTPILPPAPVIGTPSKTRKIPGPQILHKEGLRFLRDAGASAAFTADEMREDRARKRVVGKGFADIRFLGNRIQADYVEIQTETRDGVATGNIVFQQGNDRLVGSRIEFNLDSEKVTIYDARGYLGATYYIKAEVIRRVSEDRYEIIRGTFTTCEGDRPDWLFASRKTNFQIEGYAQLSTPVFEISGVPVAAFPWMVVPVKSKRATGLLIPIIGFGSRNGYQHQQEFFWAINRWSDATFGVGYLSNRGVKTTGEYRYILSNSTSGNIFASYLKDKLENTTFMDIRGAHHSALLGGSVDAKIDISRRDKLDRSLEGDLAERTRQNTDSSIFYTRSFSSLSGILQAGARRQEGLVDKDGQIFQKFPEISLDINQKQLGTSNFYYNQKSSFISFHRLENERTTDLTRIHFAPQFQVPIQTVPWLGVTPRVGFFETYWTAQKRNPAVPNNPDREDIAESGLSRELWEAGIDVSGPRFSRVYPAEIGPFQGFKHIVSLSSGYTYIPAMDAQDRRLIIPIDGVDSLGDVNTISYGINNRILTKIRGESGFETRQLVSVDLNQSFDIAEARRTQNPERKKRPFGNVALIVQSRPFSKLRLTHEEQYNVYVGKIMSHTTGFQLNGGRNWFLNIDRTWKRLQPGEFAQGEESSVNLAAGIAITPRWFIEYATRINKVENLTLEQTVILRYKGCCWGFAVTITDTRDESEIFFTIELVGLLEGSRAPAFKSRRQTSSQGRFLGGNSLSPFRFQEPSNQ, from the coding sequence ATGATGAGCATGCACAAAACCCTCGCCTTTGATCGAAAGCTGCGCTTCATTTTCATGGCGCCACTTCTGTTCCTCTTCTCCATCTCGATTGCCCTTCCCTCTATCTCGATTGCCGCTCCCTCCGCTTCCGAGAAAACAGGTACTCCTATTCTCCCCCCCGCCCCGGTCATCGGCACGCCCTCTAAAACACGTAAAATCCCTGGCCCCCAGATTCTACACAAGGAGGGGCTACGGTTCCTCCGCGATGCGGGCGCCAGCGCCGCCTTCACCGCCGACGAGATGCGTGAGGACCGCGCGCGAAAGCGCGTGGTCGGTAAAGGCTTCGCCGACATCCGCTTCTTGGGCAACCGGATCCAGGCCGACTACGTCGAAATCCAGACCGAAACGCGCGACGGCGTCGCCACGGGGAACATCGTCTTTCAGCAAGGCAACGACCGGCTCGTGGGCAGCCGGATCGAGTTCAACCTCGACAGCGAGAAAGTGACGATCTACGACGCGAGGGGCTACCTGGGCGCCACGTACTACATCAAGGCCGAAGTGATCCGGAGAGTCTCTGAAGACCGCTACGAAATCATAAGGGGCACCTTCACCACCTGCGAAGGAGACCGGCCCGATTGGCTCTTTGCGTCCCGGAAAACGAACTTCCAGATCGAGGGATACGCCCAGCTTTCAACACCGGTCTTTGAAATTTCCGGCGTACCGGTGGCCGCCTTTCCCTGGATGGTCGTCCCCGTCAAATCAAAGCGCGCCACCGGTCTGCTCATACCCATCATCGGATTCGGCAGCAGGAACGGCTATCAGCACCAGCAGGAATTCTTCTGGGCCATCAACCGCTGGTCGGACGCCACCTTCGGGGTGGGCTATCTCAGCAATAGAGGTGTCAAGACTACGGGGGAATACCGCTACATCCTGAGCAACAGCACCTCGGGCAACATCTTCGCCTCCTACCTCAAGGACAAGCTGGAAAACACCACCTTCATGGACATCCGCGGAGCCCACCACTCAGCCCTTCTCGGGGGCAGTGTGGACGCCAAGATCGACATCTCCCGCCGGGACAAGCTCGACCGCTCGCTCGAGGGGGATCTCGCCGAGCGCACGCGCCAGAACACGGACTCTTCCATTTTCTACACGCGCAGCTTTTCTTCGCTCTCCGGGATATTGCAAGCGGGGGCCCGCCGCCAGGAAGGCCTCGTGGACAAGGACGGGCAGATCTTCCAGAAATTCCCCGAAATCAGCCTCGACATCAACCAGAAGCAGCTGGGAACGAGCAACTTCTACTACAATCAGAAATCATCGTTCATATCGTTTCATCGGCTTGAAAATGAAAGGACCACCGATCTGACGCGGATTCACTTCGCCCCGCAGTTCCAGGTCCCCATCCAGACGGTTCCCTGGCTTGGCGTCACGCCGCGAGTTGGCTTCTTCGAAACCTACTGGACAGCGCAGAAGCGAAACCCCGCTGTCCCCAACAATCCCGACCGGGAGGATATCGCCGAATCGGGCCTCTCCCGCGAGTTGTGGGAGGCGGGCATCGACGTCTCTGGCCCCCGCTTCAGCCGGGTATATCCCGCCGAGATCGGCCCCTTCCAGGGCTTCAAACACATCGTCTCCTTGAGCAGCGGCTACACATACATCCCGGCCATGGACGCCCAGGACAGGCGCCTCATCATCCCCATTGACGGAGTGGACTCGCTTGGAGACGTGAACACCATCTCCTACGGCATCAACAACCGCATACTTACCAAAATCCGCGGAGAGAGCGGCTTCGAGACCCGCCAGCTGGTCTCCGTCGATCTGAACCAGTCCTTCGACATCGCCGAGGCGCGCCGTACGCAGAATCCCGAGAGAAAAAAACGGCCTTTCGGAAATGTCGCCCTGATAGTGCAGTCTCGCCCCTTCTCCAAGCTCCGGCTTACGCACGAGGAACAATACAACGTCTATGTAGGCAAGATCATGTCGCACACGACCGGCTTTCAGCTCAACGGCGGGCGCAACTGGTTCCTGAACATTGATCGGACCTGGAAGCGGCTACAACCCGGCGAATTCGCCCAGGGCGAGGAGAGCTCCGTGAATCTCGCGGCCGGAATCGCCATCACGCCGAGATGGTTCATCGAGTACGCCACGCGGATCAACAAGGTGGAAAACCTCACCCTCGAGCAAACGGTCATCCTCCGCTACAAGGGCTGTTGCTGGGGCTTTGCGGTGACCATCACCGACACCCGGGATGAGAGCGAAATCTTCTTTACGATCGAGTTGGTCGGCCTTCTGGAGGGCTCGCGCGCGCCCGCCTTCAAGAGCCGCCGGCAAACGAGCAGCCAGGGCCGCTTCCTGGGCGGGAACTCCCTCTCCCCCTTCCGGTTCCAGGAACCCTCGAACCAGTGA
- the radC gene encoding DNA repair protein RadC, whose translation MSARRNSIRHWPISERPRERLLEKGSDALSDAQLLAIILRTGDQGVSALDLAIALLDRFGSLAALEAAPVADICDLKGIGPSKAAQIKAALEIGRRALRKEESERPAFHGGADVYRYLAPAMAHLPHEEFRLLLLDAKHRLLRETTISRGTLMGTSVDPREVFGAALRERAAAVVCAHNHPSGEPAPSVEDRAFTARLREAGHLLGVPLLDHVIIGRSGFFSFAESEWPPS comes from the coding sequence GTGAGCGCCCGCCGGAACTCCATCCGACACTGGCCCATCTCCGAGCGCCCGCGCGAGCGCCTGCTGGAAAAAGGAAGCGATGCGCTCAGCGACGCCCAGCTGCTCGCGATTATTCTGCGCACCGGGGATCAGGGCGTCTCCGCCCTCGATCTGGCCATCGCCCTTCTCGATCGCTTCGGAAGCCTGGCCGCCCTCGAAGCCGCACCGGTGGCGGACATCTGCGATCTCAAAGGCATCGGTCCCTCCAAGGCCGCCCAGATCAAGGCCGCCCTCGAGATCGGCCGGCGCGCCCTCCGCAAGGAGGAGAGCGAAAGGCCGGCTTTTCACGGCGGCGCCGATGTTTACCGCTACCTCGCCCCCGCCATGGCCCACCTTCCCCACGAGGAATTTCGCCTGCTCCTGCTCGATGCGAAGCACCGTCTTTTGCGCGAGACGACCATCTCCCGCGGCACGTTGATGGGAACCTCGGTCGATCCGCGCGAGGTGTTCGGCGCCGCCCTCCGCGAGCGCGCCGCCGCCGTCGTCTGCGCCCACAACCATCCGAGCGGCGAGCCCGCCCCCTCCGTGGAGGATCGCGCCTTCACCGCCCGCCTCCGGGAGGCCGGACATCTCCTGGGAGTTCCCCTTCTCGACCACGTCATCATCGGCCGCTCGGGCTTCTTCAGCTTCGCCGAGTCGGAATGGCCCCCCTCTTGA